The region AGGACCGACAGCGCACCGGCGACGATGGCGCCGACGAAAGGAATAAAGCCTGCAATAAACGTGATGATCGCCAGGGCCATCGCCAGGGGCACGCCGATGAGGAAGAGGCCTAAGCCGATGAAGACGGCATCGATAAGCGAGACCAGTGCTTGGGCACGAATGAAACCGCCCAGGGTGTTCCAACCGCGGGTTAGAGCCTCAGTCAGGTGCCAGCCTGCGCGACGACCCGTCGCAGAACGCAGCCAGGGCAGGAAACGGTTGCCGTCTTTGAGGAAGAAGAAGGTCAACACAATCACGATGAACAACGTGATGACCAGGGAGGTCGCTGTGCTAATACCGCTAAAGACTGAACCAGCGATAGCGCCAGCCTGTTCCTGGAGCCAGGAAGCAATCTCGTCGATAAACCGCCCCATATCCTCAGAATCGAGGTTAAGTGGCGGGCCCTGCGCCCACAGCTGGAGGCGCTGAATGCCCTCCACTGTCTGCAGGTACAGCGACTGCGACTGACGCACGAAATCTGGAGCAATAAAGACGAACAGCGCGCCAATGGCACCGAAGAACGTCAGCAACGCAATCAACGCTGCGAGTGCTGCCGGCACCTTCATCTTGCGCATCCACCGCGCAAACGGAGCCAGCACCGTACAAATAATCAGTGCCAGCAGCATCGGCAGAATACCCTGCCAGAAGTTGCCCGCAAACTGGAAGACCACATAAAGCAGCAGGCAGATAATGATGAGGCGGATAGCCCACATCGAGGTACTCTTGATGACCTCGCCGACGACCACAGAGCGATCCACCTGATTTCCCGGCGGATGCGGTGAGACGTCCTCGAGGCTGCGGGTATCTACGTTCTCGTCGAACTTATCGCCCAAGGATGCTTCAGGCTGCTGATCGGAGGGGAGCTCCTCAGCATCCTTCTGGGCTTTCACAGGCTTCTGGGAATTCACCCCACCATCTTGCCTTAAAACTAACCCGGTGCGTTAGGATTAGCCCCGTGAGTCTTACATTAGGAATCGTCGGCCTGCCTAACGTGGGCAAGTCCACGCTGTTTAATGCCCTGACCCGTTCTGAGATCCTGGCTGCGAACTACCCCTTCGCAACCATTGAGCCCAACGTAGGCTTGGTGGAATTGCAGGATGCTCGTCTCGACCGCTTGGCTGAGATGTTCAAGTCCGAGCGGATCCTGCCTGCGACTGTGTCCTTCGTGGACATCGCTGGCATCGTTGAGGGTGCTTCCAAGGGCGAGGGCATGGGCAACGCCTTCCTCGCTAATATTCGCGAAGCCGACGCAATCTGCCAAGTGGTGCGTGCATTTTCCGATGACAACGTCATCCACGTCGACGGCCAAGTCGACCCCGCACACGACATCTCCGTTATTAATACTGAGCTGATTCTCGCAGACCTGCAGACCATCGAAAAGGCTCTGCCGCGCCTGGAGAAGGAAGCTAAGAAGAACAAGGAACTCGCCGATACCGTCGAGGCCACCAAGAAGGCCCAGGAAATCCTGGAAGACGACCGCACTTTGTTTGCTGCTTCCAAGCAGGGTGAAATCGATTTGGCGCTCGTCCGCGAGCTGCACCTGATGACGGCCAAGCCGTTCCTCTACGTCTTCAACTCTGATGAAGCATTGCTTACCGATGACGCCCGCAAGCAAGAGCTCGCCGAACTCGTCGCCCCGGCCGAGTGCGTCTTCCTCGATGCTCAGACCGAAACCGAACTGCTCGAGCTCGACGAAGACGAAGCCCTTGAGCTGCTGGAGTCCGTCGGCCAAGCAGAGCCCGGCTTAGCGACGCTCGCCAAGGCCGGCTTCGCCACCCTCGGCCTGCAGACTTACCTGACTGCCGGCCCGAAGGAAGCCCGCGCCTGGACCATCAAACAGGGTTCCCTTGCTCCGCAGGCCGCTGGCGTTATCCACACTGACTTCGAGAAGAAGTTCATCAAGGCTGAAATCGTCTCCTTTGACGACCTCGACGCCGCTGGCTCGATGGCCGAAGCCCGCAACGCCGGCAAGGTCCGCCAAGAAGGCAAGGACTACGTCATGCAAGACGGCGACGTCTGTGACTTCAAAATCGGCGGCTAACCTCAACCGCCTGAAGCGCCGCTCTTCGGAGCGGCGCTTCGCCGTTTTTCGCTTCTTCGCTCGTCCGCTCTGCTTCAACGGCCGCCCACGAACCCTTCGCGCTCACCGAAATTGCCTTTTCTGCCCAAAACCATTTCCTGGTGAGCGCGAAGGGTGCGGTGGGGATATTCAATTAGGTGAACTGCTAATTTCGCGCAACGGAAGATTAGTGTTTTCGCTGCGCAAATAGGATTTTTTGGATTGCTAAGAGGATCGGCGAGCCCTAGTATCTAATGTTCGATTTAGATTGTGCGACAGAGGAATAGTAATGGCTCGCGTATCTGAGCAAAAGCTCTTGGAACGGTTTATGATGCTGTCGATTGCGGCAGCCATCACGACGATGTTCCTTAAGGGCTTAGCTGCCTGGCTGACCGGATCGGTCGGTTTTCTTTCCGATGCTCTGGAATCGTCGGTTAATCTCGTCGCCGCGATTGCGGGGCTTTTCGCACTGAAGGTATCGGCGAAGCCGGCAGATAAAGAACACCAATTCGGCCACGGCAAGGCCGAATATCTGTCTGCGCTGGCCGAAGGCGCGATGATTTTTGTCGCTGCCGGCGCGATTATTTATACCGCGATTGAGCGTTTGATTGTGCCGCAGCCGGTCGAAGAAGCTGGTTGGGGTTTGACGCTGTCGACATTGTCGTCGGTGATTAACCTGGCTGTCGGTGTAATGCTGATTCGCGCAGGTAAGCACTATCGTTCAGCG is a window of Corynebacterium camporealensis DNA encoding:
- a CDS encoding AI-2E family transporter, whose protein sequence is MKAQKDAEELPSDQQPEASLGDKFDENVDTRSLEDVSPHPPGNQVDRSVVVGEVIKSTSMWAIRLIIICLLLYVVFQFAGNFWQGILPMLLALIICTVLAPFARWMRKMKVPAALAALIALLTFFGAIGALFVFIAPDFVRQSQSLYLQTVEGIQRLQLWAQGPPLNLDSEDMGRFIDEIASWLQEQAGAIAGSVFSGISTATSLVITLFIVIVLTFFFLKDGNRFLPWLRSATGRRAGWHLTEALTRGWNTLGGFIRAQALVSLIDAVFIGLGLFLIGVPLAMALAIITFIAGFIPFVGAIVAGALSVLIALVSLGFTEALLVLGLVLLVQQLEGNVLSPWLQSKAMNLHPVIVLVSVTVGGALFNLVGAFLAVPAAAMIAVAFRYVQDMMKLQSGEATTNDLEFATVAGYLVGRYTEKQGEHKRELWLEQPDYAAPDSAADDITADGSPESLDGKINMDGTPHNYDKPSGKQPLKRAADLISNIWNGRSN
- the ychF gene encoding redox-regulated ATPase YchF, with translation MSLTLGIVGLPNVGKSTLFNALTRSEILAANYPFATIEPNVGLVELQDARLDRLAEMFKSERILPATVSFVDIAGIVEGASKGEGMGNAFLANIREADAICQVVRAFSDDNVIHVDGQVDPAHDISVINTELILADLQTIEKALPRLEKEAKKNKELADTVEATKKAQEILEDDRTLFAASKQGEIDLALVRELHLMTAKPFLYVFNSDEALLTDDARKQELAELVAPAECVFLDAQTETELLELDEDEALELLESVGQAEPGLATLAKAGFATLGLQTYLTAGPKEARAWTIKQGSLAPQAAGVIHTDFEKKFIKAEIVSFDDLDAAGSMAEARNAGKVRQEGKDYVMQDGDVCDFKIGG